TGGTTCTGACACTTTAAAAGCCGACTATAGCCAGTTTAATAATGGTGCGGGCATTGAAGTGGGATACAACGGAGAAAATGCTATTTATAGCAATTACAATATCAATCCCAATGGTCTAAATTCTTCTATCCCTGCTTCTGTCTTGCTTAGATATAGCAATGTTGAGAAGTTTGAGATTACTGGTACACAATATGCCGATAAACTGCGGGGTGGCGCTAGTAATGACATCCTTAATGGTGGTGGTGGTGATAACTACCTATTTGGTGGGGCTGGCAATGATATTTTGATTAATATTCAAGGAACTGTCGATGGTGGTGCTGGTACTGATACTCTAAAAGCTGACTATAGCCTATTTAATAATGGTGTTGGTATTGAGATGCAGTATTACGGACAAAATGCCATCTATAGCAATGACAACAGCATCCCTCTTGGTAGTCCCTTTGCTTATAACGCTTCTGTTTTACTTACATATAGCAATGTTGAGAAGTTTGAAATCACTGGTACACAATATGCAGATAAACTGCGGGGTGGTACAAACAATGACATTCTCAGTGGTGGTGGTGGTAATGATGAAATTAGTGGTGGGGCTGGTTTTGATATTTTAAATGGTGGTGATGGGAATGATGTTTTAATTGACATAGATGGAACTGTAGACGGTGATGCAGGAATTGATACTCTCAGAGCAGACTATAGCCAGTTGAACAATGGTGCTGGTATTTATTTTGGAATCTTTGGCAGAGAAGGAATTCGCAGTTTATCAGAGGGTCAAATTATACTTGATTACACTAATATTGAGCAATTTGAAGTCACTGGTACACAGTATACAGATATTCTTGTCGGTAGCGATCGCAATGATATCCTCAATGGTGGTGGTGGAGATGATTTACTCGGAGGTATAGTTGGCAATGATACGCTCAACGGTGGTGAGGGCAATGACACTTTAGTTGACATAGATGGAACTGTCGATGGTGGTGCTGGTATTGACACTCTCAGGGCAGACTACAGCCAGTTTAATAATGGTGCTGGAATTGAAGTGGGATACAACGGACAAAATGCTATCTATATCAATTACAACAGCATTTCTAGTAGTGGTAGTTCTAGTAGTCTCAATCCCTTATACTCTGGCTCTTCTAACAGTGGTAACGATGAATTATACTTTCTTAGATATAGCAATATTGAGAAGTTTGAGATTACTGGTACACAATATGCCGATAAACTGCGGGGTAGCACTGGCGATGATACTTTAGTGGGTGGGTTTGGTAATGATATCCTTACAGGTGGGGCTGGGGCTGATAAATTTGTCGTCAACTCGATTTTAGAAGGCTTAGACATTATCAAAGATTTCAGTTGGGGAGAAGGTGACAAGATTCAGATTTCTAAAGTTGGGTTTGGTATTACTGATCTCAATAGTTTCAGTTACAATAACGCTACTGGTGGCTTGTTCTTCCAAGGAAATCAATTCGCTACTCTTGAGAATATACCTGCTGGTTTCGCGGTTAATTTAGATGTTCAGCTTGTTTAATATTTTGTATAAATGGGTTTACCAAATTCATAATCGGAAACCTAATCAATACACTCAGAAATTATTTTTAATTCCTGGGTGTGTTTTTTTATCCCACATTACGGAATGTGGGTTTAACTATGGCAGTATTTCTATTGTTTGGGTGTGCAACATTGGATAATGGAGGCAGAAGCAGAATTATCTAAATTAACTTGTTTAAGCAACTCAGCCCAAGCTAATGTAATTTCTGTATTTTGATTTTTGCTGTTTTGAATTTGTTCACCTAAAATCGTTAAGGCATCATGCCAAATACCATTTTCAGCAAAAATAACGGCTTTTCCTAAAGGTGTTTTAGCTGCTTCCAGTTGTTTTTGCAGTTTTGAATTAAGGGCTATTTGTGTCATTGAACCTCGAACATAAACAGAGGCAGAAGGCTTATCTGGATCGCAATAAATGGAAAAAGTCCAACGATAAGATTTACCTGTTTTTAATGGTAATGTAGGTTTTACTGGTAGGCTAACTATGCCAGCCGGTGTTTCAGGAGGATTAAATTTTGTTTGATAGACATAATTATCTGCTTCATCCTGAATGACAAACTCTACAGGCAGGTTGGGAGTTAATTTATCTGGCACAGAAAACCAAAACGTTGGCGTTTGAGATGCTGAATTTCCCCAAACTAAATCTTTATTTTCTGTTTTAGTTATGGGTACTAATGCTGTCAGGGTTTCATATTGCTTACATGGTCCACGACTTCCCCCACCTTTACGTCTTCCTTTTGGTTCTCCTGGCTGTTCTTGTACTGCTGGTGCAGTGTACTTGATTTTGGTAGTTGATATTAAAGTTTGAGCCTGTAACCTTTGCCAATTTCCTGGTAAGTTAACAATGCTCAGTGTCATTGCATAAATGAGGGTGATAGAATGAAAACAAAGTATCTTCTTCATTGCAACAATTAATTTTTTAATCACAAAATAATGTAGATAAATTGTTATACAAATTCCTAATTCATAATT
This sequence is a window from Anabaena sphaerica FACHB-251. Protein-coding genes within it:
- a CDS encoding calcium-binding protein; the protein is MPRYTGDNNNNIFTAPNDGLAWVISGKGGDDILTGGNNDDIINGDEGNDTIYSGGGNDNINGGEGYDYIFGGDGDDILVDTQGNVDGGADIDFLKADYSQFDNGAGIHVGWLGYNIIFSRVDGSGLLTYSNIERFEITGTKYTDVLQGYAYNDNLNGGDGDDQISGGAGNDNLNGGAGFDYLFGGDGNDILIDIDGNVDGGAGSDTLKADYSQFNNGAGIEVGYNGENAIYSNYNINPNGLNSSIPASVLLRYSNVEKFEITGTQYADKLRGGASNDILNGGGGDNYLFGGAGNDILINIQGTVDGGAGTDTLKADYSLFNNGVGIEMQYYGQNAIYSNDNSIPLGSPFAYNASVLLTYSNVEKFEITGTQYADKLRGGTNNDILSGGGGNDEISGGAGFDILNGGDGNDVLIDIDGTVDGDAGIDTLRADYSQLNNGAGIYFGIFGREGIRSLSEGQIILDYTNIEQFEVTGTQYTDILVGSDRNDILNGGGGDDLLGGIVGNDTLNGGEGNDTLVDIDGTVDGGAGIDTLRADYSQFNNGAGIEVGYNGQNAIYINYNSISSSGSSSSLNPLYSGSSNSGNDELYFLRYSNIEKFEITGTQYADKLRGSTGDDTLVGGFGNDILTGGAGADKFVVNSILEGLDIIKDFSWGEGDKIQISKVGFGITDLNSFSYNNATGGLFFQGNQFATLENIPAGFAVNLDVQLV
- a CDS encoding DUF928 domain-containing protein, which encodes MTLSIVNLPGNWQRLQAQTLISTTKIKYTAPAVQEQPGEPKGRRKGGGSRGPCKQYETLTALVPITKTENKDLVWGNSASQTPTFWFSVPDKLTPNLPVEFVIQDEADNYVYQTKFNPPETPAGIVSLPVKPTLPLKTGKSYRWTFSIYCDPDKPSASVYVRGSMTQIALNSKLQKQLEAAKTPLGKAVIFAENGIWHDALTILGEQIQNSKNQNTEITLAWAELLKQVNLDNSASASIIQCCTPKQ